In Octopus sinensis linkage group LG6, ASM634580v1, whole genome shotgun sequence, the sequence AAGGGgccttcaaaaaataaaaatgaaaaaatgaaaaacatgatacatacataatttagtttttcctcttcttctcattctccaTTTTGTTCATGAGATGCATGTTGCCCTTCATGAAAATTAGCACGTCAAAGTTTTCATCAGGCATGAATGAGCTTTTGGCCCTTAAGATGTCCTTGCCCATAGAGAACAAACACTCCACTGCAGCACTGTGTTGAACTTGATGAATAAGTCCATCAACACTTGCTCACCCAAGAAGGCAGCATCTGTCAGCAATTCCTTGGAGCTGGTCTCCAACCAGGTCTTGACTAAATTCTGGGCTTTGTCCTTGAGTGACCTGTGGATCCTGCTACTCTCTTTTGGCTGGGTGACACTACTGAGGAAGTCATCCACCTGCTTTTCATTGCTActgcctccactgttgttgctcaCTTTGTCAGGCTGCTGCCTCATGACCTCTTTGACCTTACCTTCCATGCTTTTCTTCACTTTGGCGACTTTGGTGTTGTCATACTTAGCCAACCAGATGAGGCGAAACCTGGGGTGGAAGGCAGCAGCCAGCTGGCAGTCCTCATC encodes:
- the LOC118763785 gene encoding uncharacterized protein LOC118763785, with translation MKTAGYILAMIILHHNTQQSAIYKKKKCQQKEDSLHSEELLQLQFIPPVTKVLNKIQGKEQAYLGTLLPTVVTTIFRLKGLKSKGLIYYSPLVDALLAGSDKSFRTLLEDEDCQLAAAFHPRFRLIWLAKYDNTKVAKVKKSMEGKVKEVMRQQPDKVSNNSGGSSNEKQVDDFLSSVTQPKESSRIHRSLKDKAQNLVKTWLETSSKELLTDAAFLGEQVLMDLFIKFNTVLQWSVCSLWARTS